One Nicotiana sylvestris chromosome 12, ASM39365v2, whole genome shotgun sequence genomic window carries:
- the LOC138883157 gene encoding uncharacterized protein encodes MRRVTIEVPADSNLLSKSGQADVWLEPLIGPIEKAKLESHSSLTLMNDIVHATLKANLIDIEMISRIPLLEKVWALTSELAVAKASSSQAEKDKERLESSFSEQLSKANEENRELEALLSQKEVDVGDLVQSITQAQQDLRVSADKVRALESSHASLQASYNSALAENEELKNEIADWEKDYETLEEKSTVEQTQDFPSPVVEADTGIPTLSSPIEPVAASQVETAFVDAPAQIEPTAIDAPALVPQTSQ; translated from the exons ATGAGGAGGGTAACCATTGAAGTTCCTGCTGATAGCAACCTTTTGAGTAAGTCAGGTCAGGCAGACGTATGGTTAGAACCTTTAATCGGtccaattgaaaaagcaaagctggagagccatagttccttgactctaatgaatgatatcgtgcatgccactTTGAAG gccaatcttatcgaCATAGAAATGATAAGCAGAATCCCTCTTTTGGAGAAG GTGTGGGCTTTAACTTCAGAGTTAGCGGTTGCAAAGGCTTCCTCAAGCCAAGCAGAAAAAGACaaagaacgtctcgaatcttccttCTCAGAGCAACTATCTAAAGCCAACGAAGAGAATAGAGAGTTGGAGGCTCTTTtgagtcaaaaagaagttgaTGTTGGGGATCTCGTGCAAAGCATAACTCAAGCACAACAAGACCTTCGAGTCTCGGCTGACAAGGTTCGTGCTTTAGAGAGctcccatgcctctcttcaagcttcttacaactccgccttggctgaaaacgaagagctaaagaatgagattgctgattgggaaaaggattatgagaccCTTGAAGAAAAATCTACTGTTGAG caaactcaagacttcccttctcccgtggttgaagctgatacgggtatcccaactcTGTCAAGCCCAATCGAGCCTGTTgctgcaagccaagttgaaaccgcatttgttgatgcacctgcccaaattgagcccaCTGCTATTGATGCTCCTGCTTTAGTTCCGCAAACTTCTCAAtga